Proteins found in one Takifugu rubripes chromosome 15, fTakRub1.2, whole genome shotgun sequence genomic segment:
- the LOC105419195 gene encoding E3 ubiquitin-protein ligase RNF43-like yields the protein MALDKGAQAVIFDVSDDADAAAELREADSLPRPVVMVESDDAEELMALVNKNEEAVVRIEIMVNPPRWPHYDMGIVLTIVLAVLTIVLIFALRYKCRSSRTWDSVHQQTRQAISRLETKTYNSQGCSGPHHQRAPWGSASSSN from the exons ATGGCTTTGGACAAAGGAGCCCAAGCTGTCATCTTCGACGTCAGCGATGATGCCGACGCTGCCGCTGAG CTGCGGGAGGCCGACTCCCTCCCCCGACCCGTCGTGATGGTGGAGTCTGACGATGCGGAGGAGCTGATGGCTCTGGTCAACAAGAACGAGGAGGCCGTCGTTCGGATCGAGATCATGGTGAATCCACCACGATGG CCACACTACGACATGGGCATCGTCCTCACCATCGTCCTGGCCGTCCTCACCATTGTCCTCATCTTCGCTCTACGTTACAAgtgcaggtccagcagaacctgg GACTCGGTTCACCAACAGACCAGGCAGGCCATCAGCCGCCTGGAGACTAAGACCTACAACTCTCAGGGCTGCTCAGGCCCCCATCACCAGCGGGCCCCCTGGGGGTCCGCCAGCAGCTCCAACTGA
- the LOC115252718 gene encoding 4-hydroxyphenylpyruvate dioxygenase-like, with translation MSWGFQEASPRTSALLLLCFKLIPNALPPQAARERGAVVVREPWVEQDDHGKVKYAIIQTYGDTTHTLIEYLGPYTGLFLPGYKEPLYKDPLLAKLPPAGLRFIDHIVGNQPDDQMVPVTDWYQKCLLFHRFWSIDDKQIYTDYSSLRSIVVANYEETIKMPINEPAVGKRISQIQEYVDYNGGPGVQHIALNTSNIIEAIVNLRARGMDFLSAPDTYYDDLRQKLKTAKIKVEEDLDVLQKLRILVDFDDKGYLLQIFTKPMQDRPTLFLEVIQRKNHFGFGAGNFKSLFEAIEKDQDARGNLTVLTHQGQTKGFQ, from the exons ATGTCAT GGGGCTTCCAGGAGGCGTCTCCACGCACCAGCGCACTGTTGCTCCTCTGTTTCAAGCTGATCCCAAACGCTCTCCCCCCACAGGCGGCCAGGGAGCGAGGAGCCGTGGTGGTCAGGGAGCCCTGGGTGGAGCAGGACGACCACGGGAAGGTCAAGTACGCCATCATTCAAACG TATGGGGACACAACGCACACCCTCATCGAGTACCTCGGCCCCTACACAGGCCTTTTCCTGCCAGGCTACAAAGAGCCTCTGTACAAGGATCCTCTGTTAGCAAAACT GCCCCCCGCAGGCCTGCGCTTTATCGATCACATTGTGGGAAATCAGCCAGATGATCAAATGGTGCCCGTCACAGACTG GTATCAGAAATGTTTGCTGTTCCATCGGTTCTGGTCCATAGATGATAAACAGATCTACACGGATTACAGTTCGCTGAGATCCATCGTCGTGGCTAATTATGAAGAGACCATCAAGATGCCCATCAATGAGCCGGCCGTGGGGAAAAGGATCTCACAAATCCAG GAATACGTGGACTATAACGGAGGACCGGGCGTGCAGCACATCGCCCTCAACACCTCGAACATCATTGAAGCT ATAGTGAACCTGCGTGCCCGAGGGATGGACTTCCTTTCAGCACCTGACACCTACTACGACGACCTGCGGCAGAAGCTCAAAACGGCAAAGatcaaggtggaggaggacctcgATGTTCTACAG aAACTGAGAATCTTGGTTGATTTTGACGACAAGGGCTACCTCCTTCAAATCTTCACCAAACCCATGCAGGACAGGCCAACCCTCTTTCTGGAGGTCATCCAGCGGAAAAACCATTTT GGCTTTGGAGCTGGAAACTTCAAGTCCCTCTTTGAGGCCATTGAGAAGGACCAAGATGCTAGGGGAAACCTCACAGTGCTGACACACCAAGGGCAGACCAAAGGCTTCCAGTGA